A portion of the Pseudarthrobacter defluvii genome contains these proteins:
- a CDS encoding DUF4232 domain-containing protein, whose protein sequence is MCKAAGLTAATDASGGGAAGSVYMKLNLTNKGSEPCILRGFPGVSLVADAAGEPIGAPATRDDSAGVVDVLLAPGQTGTAVLRYTQARNYQGCSPVDAAGYRIYPPEDTDSLFIPQPTTACSNADITLLSIGAFQPA, encoded by the coding sequence CTGTGCAAGGCAGCCGGCCTCACCGCCGCCACCGACGCTTCCGGCGGCGGCGCGGCGGGCAGCGTCTACATGAAGCTAAACCTCACCAACAAGGGCTCCGAGCCCTGCATCCTCAGGGGCTTCCCCGGCGTTTCCCTGGTGGCGGACGCCGCCGGCGAACCGATCGGCGCCCCGGCAACGCGGGACGACTCCGCCGGCGTCGTCGACGTCCTGCTGGCTCCCGGCCAGACCGGCACCGCGGTGCTGCGCTACACGCAGGCCCGTAACTACCAGGGCTGCTCACCGGTGGATGCGGCCGGTTACCGGATCTACCCGCCGGAGGACACCGACTCACTGTTCATCCCGCAGCCCACAACGGCCTGCAGCAACGCAGATATCACCCTGCTCTCCATCGGAGCGTTCCAGCCCGCCTGA
- a CDS encoding NADPH-dependent F420 reductase: MTDITIIGTGNMARGLAVRALAAGKNVQLLAHEDKSKADALAAELGGQVATGVLGDTVTGSIVMPAVYFDAAKDIVSRYGESLEGKVYVDITNPVDFSTFEGLSVRADSSAAEELQKITPAKVVKAFNTAFAATLGAGEVDGQQLDVLIAGDDESAVASVSGFASAAGLTPIVVGPLRRARQLEQAGFLNILLSANEQLPQFQWNSALRFIPAA, from the coding sequence ATGACTGACATCACCATCATCGGCACCGGCAACATGGCCCGTGGATTGGCAGTCCGGGCCCTGGCCGCAGGCAAGAACGTCCAGCTGCTCGCCCACGAAGACAAGTCCAAGGCCGACGCCCTGGCCGCGGAACTCGGCGGCCAGGTAGCCACCGGAGTACTCGGCGACACCGTCACCGGTTCCATCGTCATGCCGGCCGTCTACTTCGACGCCGCCAAGGACATTGTGTCGCGCTACGGCGAAAGCCTCGAGGGCAAGGTGTACGTGGACATCACCAATCCTGTGGACTTCTCGACCTTCGAAGGCCTCTCCGTTCGCGCCGACAGTTCAGCTGCCGAAGAACTCCAGAAAATCACCCCGGCCAAGGTGGTCAAGGCCTTCAACACCGCCTTCGCCGCCACCCTGGGTGCGGGCGAAGTGGATGGCCAGCAGCTAGACGTCCTGATTGCCGGCGATGACGAGTCCGCCGTTGCATCCGTCAGCGGCTTCGCTTCCGCTGCCGGCCTGACCCCCATCGTTGTCGGTCCTCTCCGCCGTGCCCGGCAGCTGGAACAGGCAGGCTTCCTGAACATCCTGCTCTCAGCCAACGAGCAGCTGCCGCAGTTCCAGTGGAACTCGGCCCTTAGGTTCATTCCCGCGGCGTAG
- a CDS encoding TetR/AcrR family transcriptional regulator, with translation MEAAVNGSKVRTPGRPATIDPDAVARAATRLFDTKGYDDTSMDDIARAAGIGRKSLYRYFATKADLVWGGMEPALDASLEALDAGAAEPVRSGDPLARLARAATAGSAALPDLELTRARLRLIAAHGELLSHSYEALGAQRGRTLAYLTAAGVPDDTASYLAAAFIAATFQAWLDWAAGTGPDPAPYLRAAASVLQIPSD, from the coding sequence ATGGAGGCAGCAGTGAATGGTTCAAAGGTGCGGACGCCGGGCCGTCCCGCGACTATCGACCCGGACGCCGTTGCACGCGCTGCCACGCGGTTGTTCGATACAAAGGGGTACGACGACACCTCCATGGACGATATCGCCCGAGCGGCGGGAATCGGCCGCAAGAGCCTGTACCGTTACTTCGCCACCAAAGCCGACCTGGTGTGGGGTGGAATGGAACCCGCCCTCGATGCTTCGCTGGAGGCCCTCGACGCCGGTGCCGCAGAACCTGTACGGTCCGGGGACCCGCTCGCCCGCCTCGCCCGCGCGGCAACCGCAGGATCGGCGGCATTGCCTGACCTCGAACTGACCCGGGCACGCTTGCGGCTCATCGCCGCGCACGGCGAGCTCCTCAGTCACAGCTACGAGGCCTTGGGTGCCCAGCGCGGGCGGACGCTCGCCTACCTCACGGCAGCGGGCGTACCGGATGATACCGCCAGTTACCTTGCCGCAGCCTTCATCGCCGCCACCTTCCAGGCCTGGCTGGACTGGGCAGCGGGAACCGGGCCGGATCCGGCCCCTTACCTGCGGGCGGCGGCAAGCGTCCTCCAGATTCCGTCCGATTGA
- a CDS encoding SDR family NAD(P)-dependent oxidoreductase → MGNEASWQEVVTHGRFAGKTVIVTGAGSGIGKATALRVAKEGGRVIAADVSKERLDELVEQNPGLDLVPVAGDISTEETVAAVVSAAGGRVDALANVAGIMDNFAPIHDLDDETWDRVLRINVTALMRLTRAVLPLMLEAGAGSVVNISSEAGLRGSAAGAAYTASKHAVVGLTKNSAVIYGPKGLRFNAVAPGATITNIVANWGSQMAAERLGPLMQANIPAPATAAQLAASITFLLSDDGTNVNGTILASDGGWSAL, encoded by the coding sequence ATGGGCAACGAAGCTTCATGGCAGGAAGTGGTCACGCACGGCCGCTTCGCAGGCAAGACCGTCATCGTCACCGGCGCAGGTTCGGGCATCGGGAAGGCAACGGCGCTGCGGGTTGCGAAGGAAGGCGGCCGGGTCATCGCCGCCGACGTCAGCAAGGAACGGCTGGACGAACTGGTGGAGCAGAACCCTGGACTGGACCTGGTGCCGGTCGCGGGGGATATATCGACTGAAGAAACAGTGGCCGCCGTGGTGAGCGCCGCTGGCGGGCGAGTGGACGCATTGGCCAACGTGGCAGGCATCATGGACAATTTCGCGCCCATTCACGACCTGGACGACGAGACCTGGGATCGCGTCCTCCGCATCAACGTCACCGCCCTGATGCGGCTCACTCGGGCAGTGTTGCCGCTGATGCTTGAAGCGGGCGCGGGCTCGGTGGTCAACATTTCCTCCGAAGCCGGCCTCCGTGGCTCTGCCGCCGGAGCGGCCTACACCGCCTCCAAGCACGCCGTGGTGGGGCTGACCAAGAATTCGGCAGTGATATACGGACCCAAGGGCCTGCGCTTCAACGCCGTCGCCCCCGGCGCCACCATCACCAACATCGTGGCCAACTGGGGGTCGCAGATGGCCGCCGAACGGCTGGGCCCGCTAATGCAGGCCAACATTCCCGCACCCGCCACGGCTGCCCAGCTCGCCGCGTCTATCACGTTCCTCCTCAGCGATGACGGCACCAACGTCAACGGCACCATCCTCGCGTCCGACGGCGGCTGGTCGGCGCTGTAG
- a CDS encoding glutaminase, translated as MSTTLSAPPLSLLLEDIVRRHRPRQNAGNVPTNIPFLATVPFDRFGIAVATTSGEVYSSGDAGVPFSIQSISKVFTLAMALQGGRSAGLWSRVLREPSGTSFNSLVQLEAEKGIPRNPFINAGALVVTDHLLEETPDAATQLLRFLTEQAGDAGPAPFIDEAAAAGELDSSSRNLALAHFLKDFANLTRPAAVVVENYVRQCSIMMTCVQLARAGLFLANNGQGTAGTVLSPSEAKRIGSIMLTCGMYDAAGEFAYRVGLPGKSGVGGGILVIVPGQCAICVWSPRLDAKGNSLAGTAALADLSDRTGWSVF; from the coding sequence ATGAGCACCACACTCAGCGCACCGCCACTCAGCCTCCTCCTGGAGGACATCGTCCGGCGCCACCGGCCCCGGCAGAACGCCGGCAACGTCCCCACTAACATTCCATTCCTGGCCACGGTTCCGTTCGACCGCTTCGGCATCGCCGTGGCCACCACCTCCGGGGAGGTCTACAGCTCCGGCGACGCCGGCGTTCCCTTCTCCATCCAAAGCATTTCCAAAGTCTTCACCCTGGCCATGGCCCTGCAGGGCGGCAGGTCCGCCGGCCTTTGGTCCCGGGTGCTGCGCGAACCGTCCGGAACGTCCTTCAACTCGCTGGTCCAGTTGGAAGCCGAAAAGGGCATTCCCCGCAATCCCTTCATCAACGCAGGCGCCCTGGTGGTCACCGACCACCTGCTGGAAGAGACGCCCGACGCCGCCACGCAACTCCTGCGGTTCCTCACCGAACAGGCGGGGGACGCGGGCCCCGCGCCGTTCATCGATGAGGCCGCCGCGGCCGGTGAGCTGGACAGCAGCAGCCGCAACCTGGCCCTGGCGCACTTCCTCAAGGATTTTGCCAACCTCACCCGGCCCGCCGCCGTCGTGGTGGAGAACTACGTACGCCAATGCTCCATCATGATGACCTGCGTCCAGCTGGCCAGGGCCGGCCTGTTCCTCGCCAACAACGGCCAGGGAACAGCCGGCACGGTGCTGTCCCCCAGCGAGGCAAAACGGATCGGCTCCATCATGCTGACCTGCGGCATGTACGACGCCGCCGGCGAATTCGCCTACCGGGTGGGCCTGCCCGGCAAGAGCGGGGTGGGCGGCGGCATTTTGGTCATCGTCCCGGGCCAGTGCGCCATCTGTGTCTGGAGCCCCCGCCTGGACGCCAAGGGCAATTCCCTGGCCGGCACCGCAGCCCTTGCAGACCTCTCCGACCGCACCGGCTGGTCGGTCTTCTAA
- a CDS encoding PucR family transcriptional regulator, translating to MSTPTTTHPQPPARLSCSSASAAAPPSRRSGGSSKTRRRWWPSRAPTKTSPKRKKLLQAAGSGLLLVDPAADWDRLLSIAQDRIQPRSYESEVLTLLEEDLFAIAQTTARLTSSHVLIEDAANKVLAYSTVTNDIDELRKASILSRRGPRKYELLLKDLGAYRELHRTRQPVRVPARPQDGLRERVAIALFAGERIMGYIWLQETGEGFGPDVEYVLTGSAARVSAELIRYRNQQSVHMREDRVARILSGPAEAAASAHSGKIPSERPAALLLIGMSDADSRADDAALKHGELANLASIHAAAYKASAVVGQFKGDTAIILPDLQSGTAEAGLRSLAEAVVKDARRHLGITPFAAVGPLAPDLLSIHGIAGITEALLACVRDATPGTVAGVDDFEAEVLYREAIRNFHSSPFRHRSLAALLQEDAELAATLRAYFDACFDVSECAKHMNLHKNTVYYRVAKAARVTGLDFGNPRDSLVALLHIQEWASSNDNSGRK from the coding sequence TTGTCGACGCCGACGACGACGCACCCGCAGCCTCCGGCGCGTTTGTCCTGCTCATCGGCGTCCGCGGCCGCTCCGCCCTCCCGGCGCTCCGGCGGCTCCTCAAAGACCCGCCGCCGGTGGTGGCCGTCAAGGGCACCCACGAAGACCTCGCCGAAGCGGAAGAAACTGCTGCAGGCCGCCGGCTCGGGCCTCCTGCTGGTGGATCCGGCCGCCGATTGGGACCGCCTGCTCTCCATCGCGCAGGACCGGATCCAGCCGCGCAGCTACGAGAGCGAAGTCCTCACCCTGCTCGAGGAAGACCTGTTCGCCATCGCCCAGACCACAGCCAGGCTCACCTCCAGCCACGTGCTGATCGAGGACGCGGCCAACAAGGTCCTGGCGTATTCAACGGTGACCAATGACATCGACGAGCTCCGCAAAGCGTCCATCCTCTCCCGCCGCGGCCCGCGGAAGTACGAACTGCTGCTCAAGGACCTGGGTGCCTACCGCGAACTGCACCGGACCCGCCAGCCGGTCCGTGTGCCGGCCCGCCCCCAGGACGGGCTGCGGGAACGCGTGGCCATCGCACTCTTCGCCGGCGAGCGGATCATGGGCTACATCTGGCTCCAGGAGACCGGAGAGGGCTTCGGCCCGGATGTGGAGTACGTCCTCACCGGATCCGCGGCCAGGGTTTCCGCCGAACTGATCCGCTACCGCAACCAGCAGTCCGTCCACATGCGGGAGGACCGGGTGGCACGGATCCTGTCGGGCCCCGCCGAGGCCGCCGCCAGCGCCCACAGCGGAAAGATCCCTTCGGAGCGTCCCGCCGCTCTGCTCCTGATCGGCATGTCCGACGCCGACTCCCGGGCTGATGACGCCGCACTCAAGCACGGCGAACTGGCCAACCTGGCATCCATCCACGCCGCCGCGTACAAGGCGTCCGCCGTCGTCGGCCAGTTCAAGGGCGACACCGCAATCATCCTGCCGGACCTTCAATCCGGCACGGCGGAGGCTGGGCTGAGGTCCCTCGCGGAAGCGGTGGTCAAGGATGCCCGCAGACACCTGGGCATCACCCCCTTCGCCGCCGTCGGACCGCTGGCCCCGGACCTGCTGTCCATCCACGGGATCGCCGGTATTACCGAGGCCCTGCTGGCCTGCGTCCGGGACGCCACCCCGGGCACGGTGGCCGGCGTGGACGATTTCGAGGCGGAAGTCCTCTATCGCGAGGCCATACGGAACTTTCACAGCTCACCCTTCAGGCACCGCAGCCTGGCCGCGCTGCTCCAGGAGGACGCCGAACTCGCAGCAACCCTGCGGGCCTACTTCGACGCGTGCTTCGACGTGTCCGAATGCGCCAAACACATGAACCTTCACAAGAACACCGTCTACTACCGCGTTGCCAAGGCGGCCAGGGTGACCGGGCTGGACTTCGGCAATCCCCGCGATTCACTGGTGGCCCTGCTCCACATCCAGGAGTGGGCCTCCTCCAACGACAATTCAGGCAGGAAATGA
- a CDS encoding maleylpyruvate isomerase family mycothiol-dependent enzyme — MVARHDQTTDPVLLDGLLQARRGTAFFARKLNELTDAELDGKSLLPGWSRRHVAAHVGYNARAVARLVEWAATGVETPMYPSVEVRNHEIDFGATLSPIALRNLFDHSAVHLNVEWRDLPADNWHHKVKTVQGRTVPAEETVWMRTREVWVHAVDLDNGATFQDIPEPVLERLLTDITGAWHARGTDKDLVVKVTGQPSELVFGDTAAASPTVVSGSLAAIAQWATGRDTDGTTATRDGGSVTPALPAPAWI; from the coding sequence ATGGTTGCCCGGCACGACCAGACCACCGATCCTGTCCTGCTCGACGGGCTGCTGCAGGCCCGGCGCGGCACCGCGTTCTTCGCCCGCAAGCTCAACGAGCTCACCGACGCGGAACTCGACGGGAAGTCCCTGCTGCCGGGCTGGTCGCGCCGGCACGTTGCAGCCCACGTGGGCTACAACGCCCGGGCCGTCGCCCGCCTGGTCGAATGGGCAGCCACCGGCGTGGAGACCCCCATGTATCCCTCGGTCGAGGTCCGCAACCACGAGATCGACTTCGGTGCGACGCTCTCCCCCATCGCGCTGCGGAACCTGTTCGACCACTCCGCGGTGCACCTGAACGTCGAGTGGCGGGACCTGCCCGCGGACAACTGGCACCACAAGGTCAAAACCGTCCAGGGACGGACGGTCCCGGCCGAGGAAACCGTGTGGATGCGCACCCGCGAGGTCTGGGTGCACGCCGTGGACCTGGACAACGGAGCCACGTTCCAGGACATCCCCGAGCCCGTCCTGGAACGGCTCCTCACGGACATCACCGGCGCCTGGCACGCCCGCGGCACGGACAAGGACCTGGTGGTCAAAGTCACCGGCCAGCCTTCCGAGCTGGTCTTCGGTGACACGGCAGCCGCCTCCCCCACCGTGGTCTCCGGCTCCCTGGCCGCCATTGCACAGTGGGCCACCGGCCGCGACACGGACGGCACCACGGCAACCCGCGACGGCGGATCGGTCACCCCGGCGTTACCGGCTCCTGCCTGGATCTAA
- a CDS encoding fumarylacetoacetate hydrolase family protein — MKLLTLRTADGTGNGSTVAVRQDGDTLTEIPGFSDVGALLKDPNWETTAKAANGATHALYGADLAAVVPSPGKIICVGHNYRNHIKEMGREVPAHPTLFAKYAESLIGPNDDLALPQESDTVDWEAELAVVIGKAGRRIRESEAADHIAGYAVLNDISMRDYQFRTIQWLQGKTWEKSTPFGPALVTRDEFTPGPLMTSAVDGEVQQSTPTSDLVFTPEFLVSYISTIITLNPGDVIATGTPGGVGHAQDPKRYLQEGQVLVTTIEGLGQLTNRVVKEA, encoded by the coding sequence ATGAAACTCCTCACCCTCCGCACCGCTGACGGCACCGGCAATGGCAGCACGGTGGCGGTCCGCCAGGACGGCGACACCCTCACCGAGATCCCGGGTTTCTCCGACGTCGGGGCCCTCCTGAAGGACCCCAACTGGGAAACCACGGCGAAGGCGGCCAACGGCGCAACCCATGCCCTGTACGGCGCCGACCTCGCCGCCGTCGTGCCCTCCCCCGGCAAGATCATCTGCGTGGGCCACAACTACCGCAACCACATCAAGGAAATGGGCCGCGAAGTCCCGGCGCACCCCACCCTGTTCGCCAAGTACGCAGAATCCCTGATCGGGCCCAACGACGACCTTGCCCTGCCGCAGGAATCGGACACCGTGGACTGGGAAGCCGAACTCGCCGTCGTCATCGGCAAGGCCGGCCGCCGCATCCGCGAATCCGAGGCAGCGGACCACATCGCCGGGTACGCCGTGCTGAACGACATCTCCATGCGCGACTACCAGTTCCGCACCATCCAGTGGCTGCAGGGCAAGACCTGGGAGAAATCCACCCCGTTCGGCCCGGCCCTGGTCACCAGGGACGAATTCACCCCCGGCCCGCTGATGACCTCGGCGGTGGACGGCGAAGTCCAGCAGTCCACCCCTACCTCGGACCTGGTGTTCACCCCTGAGTTCCTGGTCTCCTACATCTCCACCATCATCACGCTGAACCCGGGCGACGTGATCGCCACCGGCACCCCCGGCGGCGTGGGCCACGCCCAGGACCCCAAGCGCTACCTGCAGGAGGGCCAGGTCCTGGTCACCACCATCGAGGGCCTGGGCCAGCTGACCAACCGCGTGGTCAAGGAAGCCTGA